Proteins encoded in a region of the Populus nigra chromosome 3, ddPopNigr1.1, whole genome shotgun sequence genome:
- the LOC133687852 gene encoding L-type lectin-domain containing receptor kinase VIII.1-like has translation MSLFHKTSHIVPSPVVLFLLLCLVLLRTKASSTDFDFGTLTLSSLKLLGDAHLNNGSVRLTRDLAVPNSGAGKVLYSKPIRFRQPSAHSIASFSTFFSFSVTNLNPSSIGGGLAFVLSPDSDALGAAGGFLGLLNVDDGPEAASSFVAVEFDTLMDVEFKDINGNHVGLDLNSMVSTQISDLGAINIDLKSGDLVNAWIDYDGTNQSFNISVSYSNLKPKEPILSFSLDLDQYVSDFMYVGFSGSTQGSTEIHSIEWWSFSSSFQSSLGSESPSSVPPPPTASLMNPSANSVKSPPPTLAPSGLESVSGKSDKSNSCHNQLCKQGAGAVAGVVTASAFFVIFAGVLIWVFSKRFKHVKKSVSFASEVIKMPKEFSYRELKSATKCFNANRIIGHGAFGTVYKGILAETGEIVAVKRCSHSSQGKNEFLSELSIIGTLRHRNLVRLQGWCYEKGEILLVYDLMPNGSLDKALFEARTPLPWSHRRKVLLGVASALAYLHQECENQVIHRDIKTSNIMLDEGFNARLGDFGLARQIEHDKSPDATVAAGTMGYLAPEYLLTGRATEKTDVFSYGAVVLEVASGRRPIERETSGVGKVAVNGNLVEWVWSLHREGRLLMAADARLEGQFEESEMRRVLLVGLACSHPDPMARPAMRVVVQMLVGEAEVPLVPRAKPTLSFSTSHLLLSLQDSVSDCNGLIAISSSSSENSFIRGHDLV, from the coding sequence ATGTCTCTCTTTCACAAAACTTCGCACATTGTTCCTTCACCAGTTGTCCTGTTTCTCCTCCTGTGTTTAGTACTACTAAGAACCAAAGCATCATCAACTGATTTTGACTTCGGTACTTTAACTCTTAGCAGTCTTAAACTCCTCGGCGACGCTCACTTAAACAATGGCAGCGTCCGTCTCACTCGTGACCTGGCCGTCCCGAATTCTGGCGCCGGCAAAGTTCTCTACTCTAAACCCATCAGATTCCGACAACCATCCGCTCACTCCATCGCTAGTTTCTCcactttcttctccttttctgttaCTAATCTAAACCCTTCCTCCATCGGCGGTGGCCTAGCTTTTGTCCTCTCTCCGGACTCCGACGCCCTCGGCGCTGCCGGCGGCTTCCTTGGACTCCTCAACGTCGACGATGGGCCTGAGGCTGCTTCCAGTTTTGTGGCGGTCGAGTTTGATACTTTAATGGACGTGGAGTTTAAAGATATTAATGGGAACCATGTGGGTTTGGATCTTAATAGTATGGTTTCTACACAAATAAGTGATTTAGGAGCTATTAATATTGATCTAAAAAGTGGTGATCTTGTTAATGCTTGGATCGATTATGATGGTACTAATCAAAGCTTCAACATTTCTGTTTCCTACTCAAATCTTAAGCCCAAAGAACCAATTTTGTCTTTTAGTCTTGATTTAGACCAGTATGTTAGTGATTTTATGTATGTTGGGTTTTCTGGGTCTACACAAGGAAGTACAGAGATTCATAGTATTGAATGGTGGAGTTTTAGTTCTTCTTTTCAGTCAAGTTTAGGTTCCGAGTCACCTTCTTCAGTACCTCCACCTCCGACGGCTAGTTTGATGAATCCATCGGCTAATTCTGTTAAGTCCCCGCCACCAACATTGGCTCCTAGCGGTTTAGAGTCAGTTAGTGGTAAGAGTGACAAGTCTAATTCATGTCATAATCAACTTTGCAAGCAGGGTGCAGGGGCTGTTGCAGGGGTGGTGACTGCTAgtgctttttttgttatttttgctgGTGTTCTTATCTGGGTTTTCTCTAAAAGATTCAAGCATGTGAAAAAGTCAGTGTCTTTTGCATCAGAGGTTATTAAAATGCCTAAGGAGTTTAGTTACAGAGAGCTTAAATCAGCTACCAAATGCTTCAATGCGAATAGAATTATTGGTCACGGAGCATTTGGGACTGTTTATAAGGGTATATTGGCGGAGACTGGTGAAATTGTGGCAGTGAAGAGGTGTAGTCATAGCAGTCAAGGAAAGAATGAGTTTTTATCTGAATTGTCAATAATTGGGACTCTAAGGCATCGAAATCTTGTTCGGCTTCAAGGTTGGTGCTATGAGAAAGGAGAAATATTGTTAGTTTATGATTTGATGCCCAATGGGAGTCTTGATAAAGCGTTGTTTGAGGCAAGAACGCCTTTGCCATGGTCACATAGGCGTAAAGTTTTACTTGGTGTTGCTTCTGCTCTAGCTTATTTGCATCAAGAATGTGAAAACCAGGTGATTCATAGAGATATCAAGACCAGCAATATTATGTTGGATGAGGGGTTTAACGCAAGATTAGGAGATTTTGGTTTGGCAAGGCAAATTGAACATGATAAATCGCCAGATGCAACAGTAGCTGCTGGTACAATGGGGTATTTAGCTCCCGAGTATCTTTTAACAGGAAGAGCTACTGAGAAAACTGATGTGTTTAGCTATGGAGCTGTGGTTCTTGAAGTGGCTAGTGGGAGAAGACCCATTGAGAGAGAGACTAGTGGGGTTGGAAAAGTTGCGGTTAATGGGAATTTGGTGGAGTGGGTTTGGAGTTTACACAGAGAAGGGAGATTGCTAATGGCAGCTGATGCTAGACTTGAGGGTCAGTTTGAGGAGAGTGAGATGAGGAGGGTTCTGCTGGTTGGGTTAGCTTGTTCGCACCCTGACCCAATGGCTAGACCCGCTATGAGGGTTGTGGTCCAGATGCTTGTGGGGGAAGCCGAGGTCCCTCTCGTTCCAAGAGCAAAGCCTACATTGAGCTTTAGCACTTCACACCTCTTGTTGAGTTTGCAAGACAGTGTGTCCGACTGTAACGGCCTGATCGCCATTTCAAGTTCCTCATCAGAAAACAGCTTCATAAGAGGTCATGACCTAgtgtga